In Pasteurella multocida subsp. multocida OH4807, a genomic segment contains:
- a CDS encoding cell division protein FtsA (COG0849 Actin-like ATPase involved in cell division) — protein sequence MAKIVESKIIVGLEVGTSKVVALVGELLPDGVVNILGVGSCPAKGIDKGNITDLNAVVTSVQRAIELAESVADCEIISVTLAITGQHIQSWNDSGAAPIADGEVTQDDIDAALHTASSIKMPEGLAVLHRLPQEYAVDQQKNIKNPLGFQGGRLTSNVHLIACHQDWLNNLRQAVERCKLKIDKVIFSGIATSHSVLTEDEKDLGVCLIDFGAGTMEVMLYTNGSLRFSKVIPYAGNRVTDDIAYDLTTSRIEAENIKVKYGSAVSPPRQNPEEQFDVMSIDGSVIERCSKARLSMVTAGRYREILELVKDELIQLKYDMESKQMKFELIAGIVITGGGAQIKDLKECATDVFGLHVRIGNPLNIAGVTHLVEKKPQYSTVLGLLQYEYSSNDESPINDAYSNESGFLGSLWSGMKKFAKKVGSEF from the coding sequence ATGGCAAAAATTGTGGAATCGAAAATTATTGTTGGATTGGAAGTCGGTACCTCTAAAGTCGTGGCTTTAGTTGGCGAACTTTTACCTGATGGTGTCGTCAATATTCTTGGGGTGGGAAGTTGCCCAGCTAAAGGGATTGATAAAGGAAATATTACAGACTTAAATGCTGTGGTCACTTCTGTTCAACGTGCGATTGAACTTGCAGAATCCGTTGCAGATTGTGAAATTATTAGTGTGACATTAGCGATTACAGGACAGCATATTCAAAGCTGGAATGACAGTGGTGCTGCACCGATCGCGGATGGAGAAGTGACGCAAGATGATATTGATGCTGCGTTACATACGGCTAGCTCAATCAAAATGCCAGAGGGATTAGCGGTTTTACATCGTTTGCCACAAGAATATGCAGTTGACCAACAAAAAAATATCAAAAATCCGCTTGGTTTCCAAGGTGGGCGTTTAACATCCAATGTTCACTTAATTGCTTGTCATCAAGATTGGCTAAATAATTTACGTCAGGCTGTCGAACGGTGTAAGTTAAAAATTGATAAAGTGATTTTCTCTGGTATTGCGACGAGTCATTCTGTTTTAACTGAAGATGAGAAGGATTTGGGTGTTTGTTTAATTGACTTCGGCGCTGGCACAATGGAAGTCATGTTGTATACCAATGGATCATTGCGTTTTAGTAAAGTGATTCCTTATGCGGGTAATCGTGTAACGGATGATATTGCTTATGATTTAACGACATCGCGTATTGAAGCAGAGAACATTAAAGTGAAATATGGAAGTGCTGTCAGTCCGCCAAGACAAAATCCAGAGGAACAATTTGATGTGATGAGTATCGATGGTAGCGTGATTGAGCGCTGTTCTAAAGCCCGTTTGTCAATGGTGACGGCTGGACGTTATAGAGAAATTCTGGAATTAGTGAAAGACGAGTTAATTCAGCTTAAATATGACATGGAAAGTAAGCAAATGAAATTTGAGCTGATTGCGGGGATTGTGATCACTGGAGGGGGGGCACAAATTAAAGATTTGAAAGAATGTGCCACTGATGTTTTTGGTTTACATGTACGTATTGGTAACCCATTGAATATTGCAGGAGTGACACATTTAGTTGAGAAAAAGCCACAATATTCAACAGTCCTTGGCTTACTGCAATATGAATACAGCAGTAATGATGAAAGCCCGATTAACGATGCGTATAGCAATGAAAGTGGATTTCTTGGTTCTTTGTGGTCAGGAATGAAAAAATTTGCAAAGAAAGTAGGTTCAGAATTTTGA